A genomic stretch from Juglans microcarpa x Juglans regia isolate MS1-56 chromosome 3S, Jm3101_v1.0, whole genome shotgun sequence includes:
- the LOC121258312 gene encoding phosphatidylinositol 4-kinase alpha 1 isoform X4 yields MEALKELCDLVAQNPTLFSDKLAWLCNRCPQPESLFAGSPRVSRSQLNAVLAVSRFLSKCSDFSDPRPKSVVLGFLRSVPFSFAGSFWPQSFTTDSIASFFCDFLSYISNAAELSSDFSTEIAGFTGDAVLSAISENSSIARVFLTALAQSFLPILPSDADKLVTCLIDQLAIPVPVPGTPREQVATSNSATSSTQSSPLSANHYQPNESASPGNEVSHVSGSTSSSRVGDEATSATSSRGSMVMNGGSIVWKSGVDQLALNLGFNDGGGGEATFRQQVASFEEESIESLEKQEIAFKLIAHVLDKVHIDSRLSDQVRLIVKKQLQSLSFFLKIRKRDWNEQGVLLKGRINTKLSAYQAAAKLQIKSIVVLDSDGKFTKRLVHEAVALLIDAAEACLLSVWRKLRSCEELFDSLLAGVAQVSVARGGQPLRVLLIRLKPIALAVCAQADTWGSSQGAMFESVMKTSCQIIESCWTKDRAPVDTYIMGLATSIRERNDYEEQGNKEKQAIPVVQLNVIRLLADLNVAVKKSEVVDMILPLFVESLEEGDASTPSLLRLRLLDAVSRIASLGFEKSYRETVVLMTRSYLGKLSSLGSAESRTVPPEATTERVETLPAGFLLIASGLMSVKLRSDYRHRLLSLCSDVGLAAESKSGRSGADFLGPLLPAVAEICSDFNPTIDVEPSLLKLFRNLWFYFALFGLAPPIQNFQVPTKSMSSTLNSVGSMGAIALQAVGGPYMWNTQWSSSVQRIAQGTPPLVVSSVKWLEDELELNALHNPGSRRGSGNEKAAVTQRAALSAALGGRVDVAAMSTISGVKATYLLAVAFLEIIRFNSNGGILNGGTTVTTSRSAFSCVFEYLKTPNLMPAVFQCLTAIVHRAFETAVSWLDDRISDTGDQAEVRESILFAHTCFLIKSMSRREEHIRDIAVNLLTQFRDRFPQVLWNSSCLDSLLFSIHNESPSAVVNDPAWMVAVRSLYQKIVREWIIKSLSYAPCTSQGLLQEKLCKANTWQRAQHTTDVVSLLSEIRIGTGKSDCWTGIQTANIPAVMAAAAAASGANLKLTEAFNLEVLSTGIVSATVKCNHAGEITGMRNACSTFGFQSGASTGFGLGAGFQRLISGAFPQQSQAEDDLYDGWLLTNFVRLLQQFVNTAEKGGELDKSQFRKICSQATALLLSNLGSDSKSNVEGFSQLLRLLCWCPAYISTPDAMETGVFIWTWLVSAAPQLGSLVLAELVDAWLWTIDTKRGLFASEARCSGPSAKLKPHLAPGEPETPPEIDPVEQIIAHRLWLGFLIDRFEVVRHNSIEQLLLLGRLLQGTTKFPWNFSRHPAATGTFFTVMLMGLKFCSCQSQGNLQNFKAGLQLLEDRIYRASLGWFAYEPEWYDMNNMSFALSEAQSVSVFVQYLSNERVDQSESKARPRENGSSLIDVNDQYHPVWGQMENYTIGREKRKQLLLMLCQHEADRLEIWAQPLNSKETTSRSKINSEKWIEYARTAFSVDPRISFSLASRFPTNTHLKAEITQLVQSHILDIRCIPEALPYFVTPKAADENSALLQQLPHWAACSITQALEFLTPAYKGHPRVMAYVLRVLESYPPERVTFFMPQLVQALRYDEERLVEGYLLRAAQRSDIFAHILIWHLQGETCGPESGKDAAAGKNSSFQALLPSVRQHIIDEFSPKALDMFQREFDFFDKVTSISGVLFPLPKEERRAGIRRELEKIEVEGEDLYLPTAPNKLVRGIRVDSGIPLQSAAKVPIMITFNVVDRDGDYSNIKPQACIFKVGDDCRQDVLALQVIALLRDIFEAVGLNLYLFPYGVLPTGPERGIIEVVPNTRSRSQMGETTDGGLFEIFQQDYGPVGSPSFEAARQNFIISSAGYAVASLLLQPKDRHNGNLLFDNEGRLVHIDFGFILETSPGGNMRFESAHFKLSHEMTQLLDPSGVMKSETWNQFVSLCVKGYLAARRYMDGIINTVLLMLDSGLPCFSRGDPIGNLRRRFHPEMSEREAAIFMMRVCTDAYNKWTTAGYDLIQYLQQGIEK; encoded by the exons ATGGAGGCTCTGAAGGAGCTCTGCGACCTGGTCGCTCAGAACCCGACCCTTTTCTCTGACAAGCTCGCGTGGTTGTGCAACCGGTGCCCCCAACCCGAGTCCCTTTTTGCCGGATCTCCTCGGGTCTCCCGCTCTCAGCTCAATGCTGTCCTCGCCGTCTCCCGCTTCCTCTCCAAATGCTCCGATTTCTCCGATCCCCGACCAAAATCCGTCGTCCTCGGGTTCCTCCGCTCCGTTCCCTTCTCGTTTGCGGGGTCTTTTTGGCCTCAATCCTTCACCACAGACTCGATCGCCTCCTTCTTCTGCGATTTCCTGAGCTACATCTCCAATGCCGCTGAATTGTCCTCCGATTTTTCCACAGAGATCGCAGGGTTCACCGGAGACGCTGTGTTATCGGCAATTAGTGAGAATTCCTCGATTGCTAGGGTTTTCTTAACAGCCTTGGCGCAGAGTTTCCTGCCCATTTTGCCCTCCGATGCCGATAAATTGGTCACTTGCCTCATCGATCAACTCGCGATCCCGGTCCCAGTCCCCGGCACACCGAGAGAGCAAGTTGCAACGTCGAATTCTGCGACTTCATCGACGCAGAGCTCCCCGTTGAGCGCGAACCATTACCAGCCGAATGAGAGTGCGAGTCCCGGAAATGAGGTGAGCCACGTGTCCGGTTCAACCTCCAGTTCGAGGGTTGGGGACGAGGCCACGAGTGCGACGTCATCGAGGGGTTCGATGGTGATGAATGGGGGAAGCATCGTCTGGAAGAGTGGGGTCGATCAGTTGGCTCTGAATCTGGGGTTCAATGATGGGGGTGGAGGTGAAGCTACGTTTAGGCAACAGGTCGCTTCGTTCGAGGAGGAGTCCATTGAGAGCTTGGAAAAGCAGGAGATTGCATTCAAACTCATTGCGCATGTTTTGGATAAGGTCCATATTGATTCTAGACTTTCTGATCAGGTGAGGTTGATTGTGAAGAAGCAGCTCcaatctttatctttttttctgaAG ATTCGGAAGCGGGATTGGAACGAACAGGGGGTGCTTTTGAAAGGCAGAATCAATACGAAGCTATCGGCTTATCAGGCTGCGGCTAAGTTGCAAATTAAGAGTATTGTGGTCCTTGACTCTGACGGAAAATTCACTAAGAGGTTGGTGCACGAGGCAGTTGCATTGCTGATTGACGCGGCAGAAGCTTGTTTGCTCTCGGTATGGCGCAAGCTGAGATCTTGTGAAGAGCTCTTTGACTCCTTGCTCGCAGGGGTTGCACAAGTTTCTGTGGCTCGAGGAGGTCAACCACTCCGTGTTTTGCTCATCCGCCTTAAGCCCATTGCGCTGGCTGTCTGTGCACAG GCTGATACTTGGGGCAGCAGCCAGGGAGCTATGTTTGAGAGTGTCATGAAGACTAGTTGTCAGATAATTGAATCTTGCTGGACCAAGGATCGGGCTCCTGTGGACACATATATCATGGGATTGGCTACAAGTATACGTGAACGGAACGATTATGAGGAACAG GGTAATAAGGAAAAACAGGCAATTCCTGTAGTGCAACTCAATGTTATACGCTTACTAGCTGACTTAAATGTGGCTGTAAAAAAATCCGAAGTGGTGGACATGATATTACCCCTTTTCGTTGAAAGCTTAGAAGAGGGTGATGCCTCAACTCCTAGTTTATTGCGACTCAGA CTTCTTGATGCTGTATCTCGAATTGCAAGCCTAGGGTTCGAGAAGTCCTATCGTGAGACAGTAGTTCTGATGACAAGAAGTTACTTAGGTAAACTCTCAAGTCTAGGATCTGCTGAAAGCAGAACAGTTCCACCTGAAGCCACAACAGAACGCGTTGAG ACTCTTCCTGCAGGATTTCTTCTGATTGCTAGTGGTCTTATGAGTGTGAAACTGCGCTCAGACTATCGTCACCGTTTGCTATCTTTATGCTCGGACGTAGGCCTGGCTGCTGAGTCCAAAAGTGGAAG GAGTGGAGCAGATTTTCTGGGGCCTCTGCTTCCTGCTGTTGCTGAAATATGTTCCGACTTTAATCCTACTATAGATGTGGAACCTTCACTTTTGAAGTTATTTCGCAACTTGTGGTTCTATTTTGCACTTTTTGGCTTAGCACCACCCATACAGAATTTTCAAGTACCAACAAAGTCAATGTCCAGTACACTGAATAGCGTGGGAAGCATGGGTGCTATTGCTCTCCAAGCTGTGGGTGGACCATACATGTGGAATACACAGTGGTCTTCTTCTGTTCAGCGTATTGCTCAAGGGACTCCTCCACTA GTTGTTAGCTCGGTGAAATGGCTCGAAGATGAGTTAGAACTCAATGCTCTTCACAACCCAGGCAGTCGTCGAGGGAGTGGCAACGAGAAAGCTGCTGTGACCCAGAGGGCTGCTCTTTCTGCTGCTCTTGGAGGACGAGTTGATGTTGCAGCAATGAGCACAATTTCAG GTGTAAAGGCTACCTATCTCCTTGCAGTAGCTTTTCTAGAGATTATACGCTTTAACAGCAATGGTGGCATCCTCAATGGTGGGACTACTGTGACTACTTCTAGAAGTGCCTTCAGTTGTGTCTTTGAATACCTAAAAACTCCCAATCTTATGCCGGCTGTCTTCCAGTGTTTAACAGCAATTGTCCACAGGGCATTTGAAACGGCAGTATCGTGGCTG GACGATCGAATATCTGATACAGGAGACCAAGCTGAGGTCAGAGAATCTATTCTATTTGCCCATACCTGTTTTCTTATCAAAAGTATGTCTCGGAGAGAGGAACACATACGGGATATTGCTGTCAACCTGTTGACTCAATTTAGAGATAGGTTTCCACAG GTTTTATGGAATTCATCTTGTCTAGATTCTCTGCTATTCTCAATTCATAACGAGTCACCTTCTGCTGTTGTCAATGATCCTGCTTGGATGGTGGCAGTTCGTTCTTTGTACCAAAAGATAGTTCGAGAATGGATCATCAAATCACTTTCATATGCTCCTTGTACTAGCCAGGGTCTTCTACAG GAAAAGCTTTGCAAAGCAAACACATGGCAAAGAGCTCAGCATACAACTGATGTGGTTTCTCTATTATCTGAGATAAGAATTGGAACAGGTAAAAGTGATTGCTGGACAGGCATACAAACTGCAAACATTCCGGCAGTTatggctgctgctgctgctgcatcaGGAGCAAACTTAAAATTAACAGAGGCATTTAACTTGGAGGTACTCAGTACTGGTATAGTTAGTGCAACAGTGAAATGCAACCATGCTGGAGAAATTACTGGCATGAGAAACGCGTGTAGTACCTTTGGATTTCAATCAGGGGCTTCAACAGGCTTTGGGCTTGGGGCTGGTTTTCAAAGGTTGATATCCGGAGCATTTCCTCAACAGTCACAGGCTGAGGATGATTTATATGATGGGTGGTTACTTACGAACTTTGTGCGTTTACTTCAACAATTTGTTAACACTGCAGAAAAAGGTGGGGAATTGGACAAGTCGCAATTTCGAAAAATTTGTTCTCAGGCCACTGCATTACTTCTGTCAAATCTG GGTTCTGATTCAAAATCAAATGTCGAGGGCTTCTCACAACTCCTACGTCTTCTTTGTTGGTGTCCGGCTTACATTTCTACACCTGATGCAATGGAAACTGGTGTTTTCATTTGGACGTGGTTAGTTTCTGCTGCACCTCAACTGGGATCTTTAGTACTTGCCGAGCTTGTTGATGCATGGTTATGGACAATTGATACAAAGCGAGGCCTTTTTGCATCTGAAGCAAGGTGTTCAGGCCCTTCTGCAAAACTAAAGCCTCACCTTGCTCCTGGGGAGCCAGAAACACCACCTGAAATTGATCCTGTTGAGCAAATAATTGCTCATAGACTATGGCTTGGATTTTTAATTGATCGCTTTGAG GTAGTTCGACACAACAGCATAGAGCAACTCCTGCTCCTTGGTCGGCTGCTGCAGGGGACCACAAAATTCCCTTGGAATTTTTCACGCCATCCTGCAGCCACTGGTACTTTTTTCACAGTGATGCTTATGGGGCTAAAGTTCTGCTCATGCCAGTCCCAAGGCAATCTGCAGAACTTTAAAGCAGGGCTTCAGCTTTTGGAGGATCGAATTTATAG GGCCTCTTTGGGCTGGTTTGCTTATGAGCCCGAATGGTATGACATGAACAACATGAGTTTTGCCCTTAGTGAGGCTCAATCTGTCTCTGTATTTGTTCAGTATCTTTCAAATGAGAGAGTAGATCAGTCTGAATCAAAAGCACGACCACGTGAAAACGGAAGTTCGTTGATTGATGTG AATGATCAGTATCACCCTGTCTGGGGCCAGATGGAGAACTACACAATcggaagagaaaagagaaagcaGCTACTCTTAATGCTATGCCAGCATGAGGCCGACAGGCTTGAAATTTGGGCTCAACCCCTTAACTCAAA GGAAACTACCTCCCGGTCTAAAATTAACTCAGAGAAATGGATTGAGTACGCTAGGACAGCTTTTTCTGTGGATCCTCGGATTTCCTTTTCCTTGGCATCAAGGTTCCCAACAAACACACATTTGAAAGCTGAAATAACTCAACTGGTTCAG TCACATATATTGGACATCCGCTGCATACCTGAAGCATTGCCCTATTTTGTCACCCCAAAGGCAGCTGATGAGAATTCTGCACTTCTGCAACAATTGCCACACTGGGCTGCTTGTTCAATTACTCAAGCTCTTGAGTTCCTCACTCCTGCTTATAAGGGTCATCCACGTGTTATGGCATATGTGCTTAGGGTTCTGGAGTCCTATCCTCCTGAACGAGTAACCTTCTTCATGCCACAGCTTGTGCAGGCTCTGCGATATGATGAAGAG AGGTTGGTTGAAGGATATTTGCTTAGAGCAGCTCAAAGGAGTGATATATTTGCTCATATTCTGATCTGGCATCTACAG GGTGAAACGTGTGGACCAGAATCAGGTAAAGATGCTGCCGCTGGGAAG AATAGTTCGTTTCAAGCACTGTTGCCAAGTGTTAGACAGCATATTATCGATGAATTTTCTCCCAAAGCACTTGACATGTTTCAAAGAGAATTTGATTTCTTCGACAAAGTTACATCGATTTCTGGCGTACTTTTTCCACTCCCCAAGGAAGAACGCCGAGCTGGTATCCGGAG AGAGTTGGAGAAAATTGAAGTGGAGGGAGAAGACCTCTATTTACCAACTGCCCCGAACAAGCTTGTCAGGGGTATTCGGGTGGATAGTGGAATTCCCTTGCAATCGGCCGCAAAAGTCCCAATAATGATTACATTTAATGTCGTAGATCGTGATGGCGACTACAGCAATATAAAGCCTCAAGCTTGCATTTTCAAG GTTGGAGATGATTGTCGACAGGATGTTCTTGCTCTTCAAGTGATAGCACTTCTTAGAGACATATTTGAAGCAGTTGGACTTAATCTCTATCTGTTCCCTTATGGTGTTCTCCCAACTGGCCCAGAGAGAGGCATAATTGAG GTTGTGCCTAATACACGGAGCCGAAGTCAGATGGGTGAAACAACAGATGGTggtttgtttgagatttttcaACAGGACTACGGGCCTGTAGGCTCTCCTAGTTTTGAAGCTGCGCGCCAGAACTTCATCATTAGCAGTGCTGGTTATGCAGTTGCCAGTCTTTTACTTCAACCTAAGGATAGGCACAACGGGAATCTTCTTTTTGACAA TGAAGGGAGGCTTGTTCATATTGATTTTGGATTCATCCTAGAAACTTCACCGGGGGGAAATATGCGCTTTGAAAGCGCACATTTTAAGCTGAGCCATGAGATGACACAATTACTTGACCCATCCGGGGTCATGAAGAGTGAAACCTGGAACCAATTTGTGAG TTTATGCGTGAAGGGGTACCTTGCTGCCCGTCGGTATATGGATGGGATTATCAACACGGTTTTGTTAATGCTAGATAGTGGATTACCTTGCTTCAGCAGGGGTGATCCCATTGGAAACCTTCGAAGGAGATTTCATCCTGAGATGAGTGAGCGAGAAGCGGCCATTTTCATGATGCGTGTGTGCACTGATGCTTACAACAAGTGGACAACTGCTGGCTATGACTTGATTCAATATCTGCAGCAGGGCATTGAGAAGTAA